ACCGTGACGGGATGGGGGTCCAGCCACTCGGGCGAAGGTTCCCCCCCGTCGGACCTCTCGGAGGTCATCTCCGTGGGAGGCGGCTTCACGCACAGCTATGCCCTCACGAAGTCGGGCCAGGTGCGCTGCTGGGGCGGTGGCCACGGTCAGTGCGACCTGCCCGCGGAGGCCCTGTCCCAGGTCGCGCAGGTCGTGACCATCGTGGACGGATTCTGGGGCATGGTGCTCAAGCAGGACGGCACCCTGGTTTCCTGGAGGGGAGAGAATACCGAGGGTCAGGGGATCGTTCCGCCTCCCCAGGGCCTCGTCCTGGCGGTGCCGCCCCGCTAGTCCGGGGCGGATCCACATCACAGTGAAGTGAAGAAGCGGTCTGGGAGGATGAATTCCCAGGCCGCTTCGTCGTCTGGAGAGCCACCGGACGCACCGCCGAGCCCCACTGAGGGCCAGGTGTGGATGGCGTCGCGCCGGCCGGAGCGCGCTCACCAGGAAGAACCCACCCATGATGACCCTGAAGACGCGAGGCAGCGTGCTCTGCGCGCTCCTGATGGCTGTTGTGTTGTCCGCTTGCGATCCCGACGCCGAGGACCCCAAGAAGGATCCGGTAGGCAACGAGCCCCGGCCCGGCCGGGTGACGGGCGTCGTGCTGTCGGAGGAGGGCGACCCGCTCAAGGACTTCGAAGTCACGCTCCTGGAGACCGACACGACGGTCATCTCGGATGCGCAGGGCAAGTTCACCTTCGAGTCGCTCAAGCCGGGCAACTACACCCTGATGGCCTCGGGGCCGGGCTACGACATCGAGCAGCAGGAGGTCGAGGTAGAAGCGGGCATGACCATCGCCATGTCCTTCAACCTGAAGGCCACCCTCATCCAGGTGTCAGGCAAGGCGCAGGATGCGGCCGGAGCGGCGCTCGTCGGCGTCTACATCTCCATCCTGGACTACGAGACGAACGAGGTCCTGGAGCGCGCCACCACGAACACGTCCGGGGAATTCTCCGTGGACCTGGCGCCCGGCCTCTACACGATTGAAGCCGAGCGCGATGGCTTCAAGACCTGGTCCGACATGCTGATCGTGATCCAGGACATGGATCCCGTGAGCATCACCCTGCAGCCGGAGGGGTGACGGAAGCAGCGGTGCGCCCGGCGGGAAGGCCGGGCGCTTCGTGGCGTCTTTCAGTCCGTGTACGCGAAGGCGTGCCAGGACAGGTCCGGGCTGCCGCGGAAGAGGAAGATGGCCGCGCGTCCGGAGAGGTTGCCCACTGCGGCCCAGGTGTCCTTGAGCGCGCGCGGATCCAGCCCCAGGCGCGCGGGCGGCTTGCCGTACTTCTTCTCCATCTCCGCGATGGGCAGCACTTCGATGTCGTAGAGGGTGATGAGGTCCGTGCGCCGCGCGCGCAGCTGCTTCACCCACGCCTGGATCAGCTCATCCGGAGTGTTGAAGCGCTTGTCCTCCAACTGGAACGGGTAGATCAGCTCCGCGGACGCGTTGCGCACATCCCCCGTCAGCAGGCTCTGGAAGAGGAAGCGCGCCTCGTTGTGGATCACCGAGCGGGCGATGCCCTCGGGGGACAGGTCCTCCTCGGTGGGGCGCGCGGCTTCGCGGCCCGGGCCCAACTGGACGCTGCCCGCGGTGGAGGGGAGAGCCGGCGTGGGCGGACGTGCCGTGGGAGCCATGGGCACGGAGCCCGGGGGCGGGGTGGGGGCGGGCGTCGCCTTGCGAGGGGCCGGAGTGGGAGCCGCCGGAGTCTGGGCCGCGGGGGGCTGGGCCGTGGCGGGTGCGGGCGTCGGAGCCGGGGTGGGCTCGGCGGGGGCGGGCGCCGGGGTGGGCTCGGCGGGGGCGGGCGTGGCGGCGGCGGGAGCGGTGTCCTGGGCGAGGGCGGGCGCGCAGAGAAGGACGAGCAGGGCCAGGGGCCAGCGACGCATGAAACCTCCGGAGGGAAGCGCGGCAGCGTAGCAGAGGACGCCGGGCCGGGGTCCTCCGAGCAAGCGGGCATCGGACGGTCTCTTCGGATGCCACAACGCACCGCGTGCATGTGGGGGCGGACGTTGGTATGGGGGGCGCCCGATGCCCAAGCGTACCGATATCCGGAAGGTTCTCGTGATTGGCTCGGGCCCGATTGTCATCGGGCAGGCCGTCGAGTTCGACTACTCAGGCACCCAGGCGATCAAGGCGCTTCGGGACGAGGGCGTGGAGGTGGTGCTGCTCAACAGCAACCCCGCCACGGTGATGACGGACCCAGAGTTCGCGCACCGCACCTACATTGAACCCATCACCGTGGAAGCGGCGGAGAAGATCCTCGCCGCCGAGCGCCCGGACTCCCTGCTGCCGACCATGGGCGGGCAGACGGCGCTGAACCTGGCCAAGGCGCTCGCGGAGCGCGGCATCCTGGAGAAGTACGGGGTGCGGCTCATCGGCGCGTCCCTGGAGGCCATCAACAAGGCCGAGGACCGCCAGCTCTTCAAGGCGGCCATGCAGAAGATCGGCGTGGCGCTGCCCAAGAGCGGCTACGCGACGACGCTCACGGACGCCATGGCGCTGGTGGAGGAGATTGGCTTCCCGGCCATCATCCGCCCGTCCTTCACGCTGGGCGGCACCGGCGGCGGCATCGCGTACAACCGCGAGGAGTTCGAGGCCATCTGCCGCTCGGGCCTCAAGGCGAGCCCCACCTCCACCATCCTCGTGGAGGAGAGCGTGCTCGGCTGGAAGGAGTACGAGCTGGAGGTGGTCCGCGACTCCGCGGACAACGTCATCATCATCTGCTCCATCGAGAACCTGGACCCGATGGGCGTGCACACCGGTGACTCCATCACCGTGGCGCCCGCGCAGACGCTGACGGACCGTGAGTACCAGCGCATGCGGCAGGCGTCGCTGGCCATCATCCGCGAGATTGGCGTCGACACGGGCGGCTCCAACATCCAGTTCGGCATCCACCCGCGCGACGGCCGCATGGTCGTCATTGAAATGAACCCGCGCGTGTCGCGCTCCAGCGCGCTGGCGTCCAAGGCGACGGGCTACCCCATCGCGAAGGTCGCCGCGAAGCTGGCGCTGGGCTACACGCTGGATGAGCTGCGCAATGACATCACCCGCGACACGCCGGCCTCCTTCGAGCCGACGCTGGACTACGTGGTGGTGAAGGTGCCGCGCTTCAACTTCGAGAAGTTCCCCAAGGCGGACCGCACGCTGACCACGAGCATGCGCTCGGTGGGCGAGGTGATGGCCATTGGCCGCACCTTCCCCGAGGCGTACATGAAGGCGCTGCGCTCCATGGAGCTGGGGCGCGTGGGCCTGGAGTCGCCGGAGCTGCCCACGGAGAAGGAGGAGCGCGAGAAGGTCCTGCACGAGGGCCTGCGCGTGCCCCGTCCGGAGCGCCCCTGGTTCGTGGCGCAGGCCTTCCGCGAGGGCATGACGGTGGAGCAGGTGCACCAGCTCTCCGCCATCGACCCGTGGTTCCTGCGGCACATCGAGGCGCTGGTGCGCGAGGCGCAGTCGCTGGCGGACATTGGCCGCCTGGACCACCTGGCGGACGACGTGCTCCGTCAGGCCAAGGCGCACGGCTTCTCCGACAAGTACCTGGGCAACCTGATGGGCTACCCGGAGGCGGAGGTGCGGGCGCACCGGCACGCGCGCGGCATCCGCCCGGTGTTCAAGCGGGTGGACACCTGCGCCGCGGAGTTCGAGGCGTACACGCCCTACCTCTACTCCACCTACGAGGAGGAGGACGAGGCGCCCCCCACGGACCGGCAGAAGGTCCTCATCCTGGGCAGCGGTCCCATCCGCATCGGCCAGGGCATCGAGTTCGACTACGCGTGCGTGCACGCGGCCTTCGCGCTGCGCGAGGCCGGGTACGAGACGGTGATGGTCAACTGCAACCCGGAGACGGTGTCCACGGACTACGACACGTCCGACCGCCTCTACTTCGAGCCGCTGACGATCGAGGACGTGCTGGAGGTGTCCCAGCGCGAGAAGCCGGTGGGCGCCATCGTGCAGTTCGGCGGGCAGACGCCGCTGCGCCTGAGCGTGCCGCTGGAGCAGGCGGGGCTGCCGATTCTTGGCACGTCGCCGGACGCCATCGACCGGGCGGAGGACCGCGAGAAGTTCGCGAAGCTGATCGAGAAGCTGGGCCTGAAGCAGCCGGAGAACGGCGTCGCGCGCAGCCACGCGGAGGCCTTCAAGGTGGCCGAGCGCATTGGCTACCCGGTGATGGTGCGTCCGTCGTACGTGCTGGGCGGCCGGGCGATGGAGACGGTCTACGACGCGGCCAGCCTGGAGCGCTACATGCGCGAGGCGGTGAGCGCGTCGCCGGAGCACCCGGTGCTCATTGACCGCTTCCTGAAGGACGCCATCGAAGTGGACCTGGACCTGGTGGCGGACCGCACGGGGCAGGTGCTGATTGGCGGCGTGCTGGAGCACATCCAGGAGGCGGGCGTGCACTCGGGTGACGCGGCGGCGACGCTGCCTCCGCACTCGCTGTCGCCGGACCTGGTGGAGCGGATGAAGGACCAGGCCATCTCCATGGCGCGCGAGCTGGGCGTGGTGGGGCTGATGAACGTGCAGTTCGCCATCCAGGGGAAGAACATCTACATCCTGGAGGTGAACCCGCGCGCGAGCCGCACGGTGCCGTTCATCTCCAAGGCGACGGGCGTCCCGATGGCGAAGATCGCGGCGCTCTGCATGGTGGGCAAGACGCTGAAGGAGCTGGGCCGCACGGAGGAGCCGGAGTTCCGGCACGTGGCGGTGAAGGAGAGCGTCTTCCCGTTCGCACGCTTCGCTGGCGTGGACGTGATTCTGGGCCCGGAGATGAAGTCCACGGGTGAGGTCATGGGCCTGGCGGAGGACTACGCGTCCGCGTTCGCGAAGAGCCAGCTGGCGGCGGGCGTGAAGCTGCCCAAGAGCGGCCGGGTGTTCATCTCCGTGAAGGACGAGGACAAGCCGGCGGTGGTGGACCTGGCGAAGCGCCTGCGGTCGATGGGCTTCAGCCTGACGGCGACGGCGGGCACGCACGACTACCTGCTGACGAAGGGCATCGAGTCGCAGCGGGTGCAGAAGGTGAAGGAGGGCCGGCCGAACATCGTCGACAAGATCGTCGACGGGGAGATCGTCCTGGTCATCAACACCACCTTCGGCAAGCAGGAGATCGCGGACAGCTTCTCCATCCGGCGTGAGGCGCTGATGCACTCGGTGCCGTACTACACGACGGTGCAGGCGGCGCGCATGGCGGTGGGCGCGCTGGAGTCGCTGAAGCGCTCGGAGCTCGCGGTGAAGCCGCTGCAGGCGTACCTGTACGGCGAGAACGGCGTGCCGCAGGCGCGCCGGTAGGATTCACTTTCAATCCGTCTCCTGGATGCCCTCTCTTCGCATCCAGGAGACAGGGTCGTGCCACACCTGGACCTGCCTGGGGTTGCAAAGCCTTGGGACTCTGGTACTAGTGTGAGTCCGTAGTTGTTGTCGCTCCCCTTCATTCGAGTCGACCCCGAGGCCCGATTCCTCTCAAGAGGAGTCTGCCCTCAGGGCTGCTTGCAGCAACGGCCATGAAGGGCCGCCCCGACCACCGGGGCTCCTTTCCACACATTCGAGAATGACAGGCGCGCGCGTCCCTGGACGTGCGCGCCATGAGGAGACGTGCGCGTGATGAACGTCCGTTGGATGGTTGTATGTCTTTTCATCTGGGTGCTGGCGTGTACGCCGCAGGGGGAACCCGAGCAGGCACCGCCGCCTCAAGCCGAGCCCGAAGGCCGTGTCGTCACGGAATGGCGGCCCAAGGCTCAAAGCCTGGACGCACCCAAAAGAGAAGTCGGTGAATCGTGCGTTGATGGAGGCGACAGCGCCTGTGTGAGCGGCCGCTGCGTGCACGCTCCAGGAGCTGGTTTGGGCCAGGGCTACTTCTGTACCCGGGCCTGTACACAGGCATCGGAGTGCCCGGCGACATGGCCTTGCGTGATTCTGGACCCGAACACGCAGGAGGGGTTGTGTCAGCCGCGTCTGGCCGCGGAGCCGTCGAAGGACGAGCGCAATGAGTGATTTTCGAGGGGGAAGCGCCGTGGAAGACACCAGAAACACATTGAAGAAGAAGTGGAGTAGGGGAGCCGTCCGGGGAGTGATGGCCTGCGGCCTGGTGTTGGTGGGAATTGGAGTGGCTTGGGCAACCGAGACACTCAGCGAGGCGGAGGTGCAGCAGCGCGTGGATCAGGCTCCGCTCAGCCCGGCTCCACCATTGGGAGGACCCAGCAGTGCGGGGGTGTCCGGAGCCGTGCCCGTACCCGTGGGCTCGCTGCGCCCGACCTATTCGGAGACGGACTTCAGCTTGTCCTCGGCGATCGGGGACTTTGCGTTGACCCGTACCTTCTCCGCATCGACCAAGGCGAACGCGCTTGGAACTCCCGAGCAGAAGCTGCTCACCCCCTTCGGCCGCGTGATGATGGGACCGGATGGAGGGGGCAACTCCTACCGCTGGACGCACAACCTGTACAGCTATGTCCTGACGAGCGTCCATGAGGAGATGGACTCCTCGGGCACGGAGAGAATAGACACCACCATCTGCAACATAGTGACACCTGCTGGAAGCTCCTTGCGCTTCAGCCCTTGCGATAAGACCGAGCCGGGACGGTTCGCGACCTCCAGCTCCGATCAGCACGTCAAGCTGCGCTGGGATGGGAATGGCTTCACGCTCATCAGCCCCGAGGGACGCTTTCGTTATACCCACGCTGTCGCGGTAGGCGGCCAGACGCAAAACTTCCCGCCGACCACTCGATGGGGTTCAGCCTATTTCCTGACGGACATCGAGCCGACCAGCTACGGGACGACCACGACCGCGGGCTCCAACGGCCGACGCATCATTGCATCCATTCAGTACTACTCGGCGAAGCCGCTGGGGTGCACCGACCCTGCGGCGACGTTCGGGAACCCTTCGCAACTCATCCAGTACGTCAACCTGGCAAACGGTTCCCGGCTGGCTTTCTCCTATGTGAGCCGCCCCACCCAGGACACCATCCTGCAAGACGAAGACAATCCTTTGTACTCCACCCACGAATGTGTGCTCGACAAGGTCGACCAGGAAGAGGGCACTTCTGGGACGGGGCTGGGAACGCGCAACATCGTCACATACGACTACGCGATGCATAACAGTTCCGGGCAGGAAATATCCCACCCAGCGGGGATGTTGGGAGGGGCTCGCTTCTTCGTAGGTGTGTCTCAGGACGTGCCCGTCGGAGCGGAAGCGCCGGTGCCCACCCGGATGCGCTACACCTGGGCCGATCAAGAAAGCCTCAACCAGGTCACGTGGAGAGTGTTTCGCAATGACGAAATGCTCTCCCACAAACGACTGCACCGGAAAATGTTCTACATCCTTGAGGATGGCCAGTCGAACACGCACTTGAATCCGCAGTCGGTCACTGCGGAGGTGGTCGGTTCTGGTCCCAACTGCGGGCCCGGCGTGCTGAGCGGGTCGTGCGCGTCCTCGCAGAAGCAGAACTTCACCGAGAATGTCCGTGCTGGCGACGGCTCCTTCCTATATTCGAGTCCATTGGCGCGTGTATTCGTGGCCCACCAATCAAAGACCCACGGCGTCTACACGTCGGCGTCGGAGGTGCGGTGCGGCATGAATGGCGTCAATAACGATTCGTTCTGCAAAGGGGTGGGTATCAGCCTGACGCCACAACATTCGCGAGCGTGGGGCATTGATGCATTGCCAAAAGAACAAGTCACGGAACGCAAGACCTCAATGGCCAGTTCCCAAAAGGACGCGCGAGGTGCCTATGCCGTATTCACGAACCAGCTCGCGACAAAAGGCACCAGTAGGAATGAAGTGCCTTGGGATCCAGATAGCTTCTTCCTCCCGCCAGGCGAGATGATCCGAGCTGACTTCGGGGCCGTGGATGTGGCAGGCAATGGCGCATTGCTCACGAAATTCTACTCCTATGAGTATGGCCGGGCAGGGACGTATCCTGGTTATGAGCAGCAACTGAAGACGGAGACCTCGACGTCCGCCATGCTGGGCCAACCGGGAGTGGACCGGCAAGCAAAGTGGACCTACCAGTATGAATCCACGACGAACCGGCTGATGGCCAAGGTTCGAGGTGGGTACACCTGGGACTTCACGACGGGCTTCGGCGCGCCCGTTTACAAGTACCAGGCCACTTTCTACCGCACCTACCGCGCATGCTCGGGCGAGACGCCAGCGGCGGCGGATCCGCAGGCTCGCGTCGTCGAGGTCGAAGGGCCCTGCTGGGTTGCAGCCGAAGACTCGACGTCATGCTTGGATTCGGGCCCCCTGACTCAATACTTCTATGGGGCGGCGAACGCGCCCAACGGCCAGCAGCAACGCCTGATCCGCAAGCGCGTCTCCGCGAACGTCACGAAATCCACGTCTCCGACGTGCAGATACTCGAACTGGCTGGAAACGACCTATGACGCCTACGACGAGCAGGGGCACCTGCTGCGGACGACAGACCCTGCTTATGTCCGGACTCATTATGCCTACATTGCGGGCAAGCTGGTCCGAAAGACAGTGAAGTCAAGAGGGGGAGCATTGCCAGACCTCGTCACGGACTATGGCTATGACAATGGCCAGCACGGCGACTACATCCGCTACCCGGATGGCCGCTACGAGGTGCAGTGCTACCGCTCAGGTGCATGGAATGGGTGCACGGGCGGTACGCTGACCGACAAGCTCCAATGGAAAGCGACGGCACCGACCGCGAACGGCCTGAACTACAGCGAGCGCGTGAACTATTTCTACCAGTACGGGCGCCTCGTCAAAGAGGAGACGCTGGCGGCGGGGGGCGGGGTTCGTGCTCGGAGGACGTATGATGCGGATCCGCTGGGCCGCCCGACGTACCAGGGCGTCGGAGAGGAGTTGGGGGGGGCCTCAAATGGTGATTTCACCTACTCGTCGACGCGCCTCTTCGACCCGGAGAACAACCTGATTCGTGAGGGTCTGCCGTACCTCAGCAGCGCCGGTCGTCCTCCTGCGTTCTGCGGAGGGTTCAACACGACCAGCGGGGCGCTCAATGCCCTGCCACCCGAATGCCGGGCCTTCGAATACGACCGGCTCAACCGGCTGGTGATGATGCTGGAGGCGGCGGGGCCGATGGGCGGGAGCGCCCCTTCCGCCACGCATGTGGCATACGACGTGGCAGGGAACGTCCGGAGCATCAAACATGGCTGCTCCGCAGGCTCCACGATGGGCAGCTGCGGGAACCAGCCAGCGGTGGACTACCTCCACGACGACTTCGGGAATCTGTTGGAGGTGAAGACCCCATGGGGCGCGTCCGCTTCGTCAGGTCCGAGCGTCACACGGTTTGCCTATGACTCTCTGGGCAATCCGACGGTCAAGCAAACGTCGCAGATGGCTCAGTCCGGAAGCTGGACGGCATTTTCTCATGACGCGCTCGGGAGGCTTCGTGTGGCGGATGCCCGCCGGAGCACCCAGACGGAGCGGCTCTTCCAAACCTTCTATGAAGACCATTTTCCCGGTCTTCCTTCGGGGTGCCCGGATTCGCACTACGGTCAGCCGCACTACACGGTGGATTCTTTCGGGGCGACCTGGTTCCAGTATGACGCCTTCGGCCGGTTGACCGCGAAGTTCCGGGTTCGTGGCGCGGAAACAAGCCCACCTTCGCGACCGTGCAACACGTCAGCGTACGCTCCCGGAAAGGACAGCCCGAATCACATCTTCAACTACGACCTGGCTGGCCGTTTGGTGTTCGAAATCTATCCGTATGGCCGTGGCATCGAGTACCGTTACCACGCAGCCAGCACGGGCATGCCCCACCGGGTCAGTTCAATCTACGCTGCCCACCTCTATCCGGGAGGAGGGTCCAGCATCGACCCATTGATCACCGGCGTCGAGTGGGAGCCCTACGGAGGGGTGAAGAGCTACTGGGTCCATTCCCGTGGTGAAACGGGTGTACCCACCGTGGCGAAGATTCAATACCACCAGGGCGGGAAGAACACGGCTTTGGGAAACTGCTCGCAAACCGCTTTCTCCCAGGTCGTGGATGGGGTCGGTAGTCCTCCGTTCGGACGGCTCTCCGGCTTGAGCGTGACGCGGGCAAACCTGGGAGACGTCTTCAAGCGGACCTACCGTTATCGTGCGGATCTGTTGCTCGACGAGGACACGTGCGTTCTCCAGAGTTCGAGCACTGCCATACCCAGCACGCAATACTACGGTTCTGAGTCGGGAGCGTCCGGGTTTGATGCTCGGCTCCAGCTGCGCAACGTCACCAACTGGCCGAACAATAGTCCTTGGGCGGATCAGTCGATTTCTTATACGTACGACGCGCGTGGCAACAGGACGAGCGAAAACTACAGCGGTTCCTCGGTGCAGTCGGAGTACACCAGCGCCTTTCCGAATGTGGATCAGCTTGTCACGCGCAAGTACTCGGCGCCGGCGTGTCTGCCGGGTGCCTGTCTTTCCTATGGCATCACAGCCCGTTATCAGCACGATATGTCGGGCCGTGTGAGCAATATGTCGTGGTATCTCAGTCAAACGGAAACCCAGCCGTACTACTCGCTTACCCTCAACGCGACCACGGCTTCTCCAATGGATTTGGGAGCGGTCTACCGGCAGGTTTCGAGCACCCAACTGGGAGGTCCTGGCAGCAACTACGAATACTTCTATGATTCCGTTGGCAGGCGCCGCTTGAAGCGCAGTTGGGATGGGCGTGAAGACGAGTACTTCTACTCGGGGACGCAGTTGCTCGTGGATGTCGGGCAGATTTCCGCCAACCCGAGCACGACGGACTACGTGTTGGACGAGTACGTCTGGCTGGATGGCCGGCCGGTGGCGCTCATCAAGTCCCGCTTCGCGCATTCCCCGTTCCTTCGGATGGCGGACAACACCCAGGATTGTTCGCGCTTCGGCGTGGATACGGACGTTCCCTGCGGCACCTACTTCCCGGTGACGGATGGCCTTGGGAAGCCAGTTCTCCTGCTGGACTCGAAGGGGCGGATCAGTGGCGTCGGCGACTACGAGCCCTTCGGTCACGTCAACCGGCGCACTCACTTCGCAGCCAACCAGAACATGATGTACTACCCCTATATGGCCAAGCTCAATGCGCCCACGAGCGCAGGGCTGACGACCCAGGTGCGGGCCCGTCTTGAGTGGATCCAGACGAACAAGCAGGGGCGAATCATGCTGACGGATATTGACGGTGAAACCCTGCCAGGATTCGGTAGCGGTGTTGGGGAAATCTCGGGTGGGGTCAAGGGGCGGGTGATGACCAGGGGGTGGGTGGGGACGCCCTCTGACGGCACCTTCTACGTGAGCCAGGGGCCGGACACGTCCGATGATTGGATTCCTACGGTGGGATATCTCAGCGGCTTCGAATACCGCCGGTTCGAGCCGAACGCGAAGCCGGTGTGGCTGCCCCTGCGTCTGCCGGGCCAGTACTACGATCCGGAGACGGACTTGTTCGAGAACTGGAACCGGTACTACGACCCGAGTATTGGGCGCTACTTGGCGCCGGAGCCGCTTGCCTCTAGCCCGTCCGCAATGCTGAGCGGGGCCAAATCTGGGATGTCGATGTTGATGTATTCATATGCTCAGAATAATCCGATTTCCATGAAAGATGCGGATGGGAATAAAGTCGCATTCAATTTGAGTCACGATGATGTCATTGCCTTGTTTACGGCAACGGGGCTGACTGTGGGCGACCTGGACACGATGTTCAGGGAGAAGATTGGGGCGAAATACAAAGCTCTCGCTGATGATGCGAATTTTGTGGCCAATGTGTGGTCGGTTGGTAGTTTTGGAGCCAAAACCCAGGCCCTTTGGCGTGCGAGAGTCGATGGGGCGGGAGGGGTGTCGGAGCCAATAAACGCTGGAGCCGCATCGATGTCTGTTGTTGATTTGGGGATGGTTTCGAGCGCCAAGTATCAAGCCGCGTTTGCCTCTGCGAAGTTGGGCGATGACCCGCTATGGGGCCCGCCTGTGTCGACTACACTGCCTGCGTACATTGCACACGAACTCGGTCATGCTTGGTCGTACATGAATGGACATCTGCCAGGTTCGCAGGGGTCTATTGATGCTGCTCTGGAGTTCGAGGCTGCTGTTCGTCCTAAGCCGTGGGTGCCAAGTCTCTTGGGTCCTTCTGTTGGTGGTCCCCGCACAAAGGAGAAGCCGTGACGGGATTCTGTGTGAGATATGGTTTTCGGGCTGTGTTGCTACTTCATGTTGCGGGACTGGTTGCTGGCTGTGCTCATCGAAAGCCTTGTGTCAGTCAATCGGATTGTAATGCCGAGGCAGTTTGCACAGGTGTCGTAGGGAAGCTGGCCTGTGCTCCGCGCTGTGATCCTTTTTCGGAATCGCCGTGCCCGGATGGCTTGGGTTGCTACCCTCAGCGTATCGACCCCGTTGAGTCGGACTGGGCCTGCGTTGTGGTTGATAGCTAGGTCAAGGAGTTGACTGGAGGATGATGCCGTCCGAGCGGAGATGGGCCTGCTTGGACGGCGTTCTTGGTGGGAGTGTTATTGTCGACTTTCCATCCCTGGGTCAGATTTCAATAAGACCCTGTAGTGCAGGAGGACACGGCGCGGGTGGACTTCTCGAAGATAGCCTGGAGGCTTCATGGCTCGGTGCCGATGCCTTCGTCGCTCACACTCCGCCTTGCCCGGCCCCGGTCACGCTCCACACGCAGCGTGACCGGGGCGTACTTCAGTGCGTTGACCAGCAGGCTGCTCGCCACCAGTTCCAGTCGGTGGCGGTCCCAGCGGCCAAGAAAGAGGTGTCGGCGATCTTCGGACGAATGGAGA
This DNA window, taken from Corallococcus coralloides DSM 2259, encodes the following:
- a CDS encoding RHS repeat-associated core domain-containing protein, whose amino-acid sequence is MEDTRNTLKKKWSRGAVRGVMACGLVLVGIGVAWATETLSEAEVQQRVDQAPLSPAPPLGGPSSAGVSGAVPVPVGSLRPTYSETDFSLSSAIGDFALTRTFSASTKANALGTPEQKLLTPFGRVMMGPDGGGNSYRWTHNLYSYVLTSVHEEMDSSGTERIDTTICNIVTPAGSSLRFSPCDKTEPGRFATSSSDQHVKLRWDGNGFTLISPEGRFRYTHAVAVGGQTQNFPPTTRWGSAYFLTDIEPTSYGTTTTAGSNGRRIIASIQYYSAKPLGCTDPAATFGNPSQLIQYVNLANGSRLAFSYVSRPTQDTILQDEDNPLYSTHECVLDKVDQEEGTSGTGLGTRNIVTYDYAMHNSSGQEISHPAGMLGGARFFVGVSQDVPVGAEAPVPTRMRYTWADQESLNQVTWRVFRNDEMLSHKRLHRKMFYILEDGQSNTHLNPQSVTAEVVGSGPNCGPGVLSGSCASSQKQNFTENVRAGDGSFLYSSPLARVFVAHQSKTHGVYTSASEVRCGMNGVNNDSFCKGVGISLTPQHSRAWGIDALPKEQVTERKTSMASSQKDARGAYAVFTNQLATKGTSRNEVPWDPDSFFLPPGEMIRADFGAVDVAGNGALLTKFYSYEYGRAGTYPGYEQQLKTETSTSAMLGQPGVDRQAKWTYQYESTTNRLMAKVRGGYTWDFTTGFGAPVYKYQATFYRTYRACSGETPAAADPQARVVEVEGPCWVAAEDSTSCLDSGPLTQYFYGAANAPNGQQQRLIRKRVSANVTKSTSPTCRYSNWLETTYDAYDEQGHLLRTTDPAYVRTHYAYIAGKLVRKTVKSRGGALPDLVTDYGYDNGQHGDYIRYPDGRYEVQCYRSGAWNGCTGGTLTDKLQWKATAPTANGLNYSERVNYFYQYGRLVKEETLAAGGGVRARRTYDADPLGRPTYQGVGEELGGASNGDFTYSSTRLFDPENNLIREGLPYLSSAGRPPAFCGGFNTTSGALNALPPECRAFEYDRLNRLVMMLEAAGPMGGSAPSATHVAYDVAGNVRSIKHGCSAGSTMGSCGNQPAVDYLHDDFGNLLEVKTPWGASASSGPSVTRFAYDSLGNPTVKQTSQMAQSGSWTAFSHDALGRLRVADARRSTQTERLFQTFYEDHFPGLPSGCPDSHYGQPHYTVDSFGATWFQYDAFGRLTAKFRVRGAETSPPSRPCNTSAYAPGKDSPNHIFNYDLAGRLVFEIYPYGRGIEYRYHAASTGMPHRVSSIYAAHLYPGGGSSIDPLITGVEWEPYGGVKSYWVHSRGETGVPTVAKIQYHQGGKNTALGNCSQTAFSQVVDGVGSPPFGRLSGLSVTRANLGDVFKRTYRYRADLLLDEDTCVLQSSSTAIPSTQYYGSESGASGFDARLQLRNVTNWPNNSPWADQSISYTYDARGNRTSENYSGSSVQSEYTSAFPNVDQLVTRKYSAPACLPGACLSYGITARYQHDMSGRVSNMSWYLSQTETQPYYSLTLNATTASPMDLGAVYRQVSSTQLGGPGSNYEYFYDSVGRRRLKRSWDGREDEYFYSGTQLLVDVGQISANPSTTDYVLDEYVWLDGRPVALIKSRFAHSPFLRMADNTQDCSRFGVDTDVPCGTYFPVTDGLGKPVLLLDSKGRISGVGDYEPFGHVNRRTHFAANQNMMYYPYMAKLNAPTSAGLTTQVRARLEWIQTNKQGRIMLTDIDGETLPGFGSGVGEISGGVKGRVMTRGWVGTPSDGTFYVSQGPDTSDDWIPTVGYLSGFEYRRFEPNAKPVWLPLRLPGQYYDPETDLFENWNRYYDPSIGRYLAPEPLASSPSAMLSGAKSGMSMLMYSYAQNNPISMKDADGNKVAFNLSHDDVIALFTATGLTVGDLDTMFREKIGAKYKALADDANFVANVWSVGSFGAKTQALWRARVDGAGGVSEPINAGAASMSVVDLGMVSSAKYQAAFASAKLGDDPLWGPPVSTTLPAYIAHELGHAWSYMNGHLPGSQGSIDAALEFEAAVRPKPWVPSLLGPSVGGPRTKEKP